One Malus sylvestris chromosome 14, drMalSylv7.2, whole genome shotgun sequence DNA segment encodes these proteins:
- the LOC126599974 gene encoding uncharacterized protein LOC126599974 has product MIQRFVDNIIAVTKESVKTLTYESLNNIVRLINGISALLLTFLPGKANILEGIHGWELRPTFRGPRFPRWMENGVSSFNRFVHELSVDSDSDGSNLDYAYGNEDSDDDISPTSPSSQSSRASRASSFSKHGRRWSWWMWIRCIFFWILFPARFLLGIPVRILQLSYSRSSKASSAPGSNEAPQTRRINKVQTLKDHIVHRTTDRRRGVIEDLHLAIEIFIEAVFDVVHKAAHFVLSPSVAFKTLSGWCSLSSGGVQDSHGSDTEVTVPTATLGENDPAPKERNTSFQQSLNTDARTCQDVITELGYPYEAIHVITSDGYVLLLERLPRRDSRKAVYLQHGILDSSMGWVSNGVVGSPAFAAYDQGYDVFLGNFRGLISREHVNKNISSRQYWQYSINEHGTQDIPAMIEKIHQVKTAELKLSQPDVDEETNDGQPYKLCAICHSLGGAAILMYVITQRIEEKPHRLSRLVLLSPAGFHGDSTFMFTVVENVFLLLAPLLAPLVPAFYIPTRFFRMLLNKLARDFHNYPAVGGLVQTLMSYSVGGDSSNWVGVLGIPHYNMNDMPGVSFRVALHLAQIKRAGKFRMFDYGSGSANMEVYGSPEPFDLGEYYGLIDVPVDLVAGRKDKVIRPSMVRKHYKLMDESGVDVSYGEFEYAHLDFTFSHREELLAYAMSRLLLVEPTPQQQSSQKAVRLKKKTPANS; this is encoded by the exons ATGATTCAACGGTTCGTTGACAACATCATCGCCGTCACCAAAGA GTCAGTGAAGACGTTAACGTACGAATCGCTGAACAATATCGTGCGGCTGATCAATGGAATTTCGGCTCTGTTGCTGACGTTTCTGCCGGGGAAGGCGAACATTCTCGAAGGCATTCATGGGTGGGAGCTCAGGCCCACCTTTCGCGGGCCCAGATTTCCTCGCTGGATGGAGAA TGGGGTGTCCTCTTTCAATCGTTTTGTACACGAGCTTTCTGTGGATTCTGATTCTGATGGTTCGAACCTTGATTACGCATACGGCAATGAAGATAGTGATGATGACATATCTCCTACATCACCATCCTCTCAAAGTTCAAGAGCCTCTCGGGCTTCTAGTTTCAGTAAGCACGGTAGGCGCTGGTCGTGGTGGATGTGGATCAGATGCATATTTTTCTGGATTCTGTTTCCTGCGAGGTTTCTGCTTGGGATTCCAGTTCGCATTTTGCAATTGTCTTATTCTAGGTCATCCAAAGCCTCTTCTGCACCAGGAAGCAATGAGGCTCCGCAAACACGCCGTATAAATAAAGTGCAGACTCTCAAAGATCACATTGTTCACCGAACCACTGATAGGAGACGTGGAGTCATTGAG GATCTTCATCTAGCAATCGAGATATTCATAGAAGCTGTTTTTGATGTTGTTCACAAGGCAGCACATTTTGTTCTTTCCCCTTCTGTGGCTTTTAAAACACTATCAGGATGGTGTTCACTGAGCAGCGGTGGTGTTCAAGATAGCCACGGTAGTGATACAGAAGTTACTGTTCCGACAGCTACACTTGGAGAGAATGATCCAGCTCCTAAGGAAAGGAATACTTCATTTCAGCAGTCCCTAAATACCGATGCTCGGACTTGTCAGGATGTCATAACAGAGCTTGG GTACCCATATGAAGCTATTCATGTGATCACTAGTGATGGCTATGTTCTTCTCTTGGAAAGACTCCCGAG ACGTGATTCCCGGAAAGCTGTTTATCTACAACATGGAATTTTGGATTCATCTATGGG TTGGGTGTCTAATGGGGTTGTTGGTTCACCGGCATTTGCTGCCTATGATCAAG GATATGATGTTTTTCTTGGTAACTTTCGTGGCTTGATTTCTAGGGAACATGTGAACAAAAATATCTCATCACGACA GTATTGGCAGTACTCCATCAATGAGCATGGGACTCAGGATATTCCTGCAATGATAGAGAAGATTCACCAAGTTAAAACTGCTGAATTGAAACTTAGTCAACCTGATGTTGACGAAGAAACAAATGATGGTCAACCATACAAGCTCTGTGCAATTTGCCATAGCTTGGGAGGAGCAGCAATACTTATGTACGTTATAACGCAGAGAATAGAAGAGAAACCCCACAGACTCTCTAGGCTGGTTTTACTGTCACCTGCTGGCTTCCATGGTGATTCTACCTTTATGTTTACGGTTGTGGAGAATGTCTTTCTTCTATTGGCTCCTCTTCTGGCTCCTCTTGTGCCTGCCTTTTACATACCAACCAGGTTCTTTCGCATGCTTCTGAACAAGTTGGCGCGAGACTTTCATAACTATCCTGCGGTCGGAGGACTGGTTCAGACCCTGATGAGTTATTCTGTTGGTGGGGATAGCTCAAATTGGGTTGGTGTGTTAGGGATACCACATTATAACATGAACGACATGCCGGGCGTATCATTCCGAGTGGCTCTCCATCTTGCACAAATCAAGCGTGCTGGAAAGTTTAGAATGTTCGATTACGGGAGTGGTTCTGCTAATATGGAGGTGTATGGATCTCCAGAGCCATTCGACTTGGGGGAGTACTATGGGCTTATTGATGTTCCAGTTGATCTGGTTGCTGGACGAAAGGACAAGGTAATTCGGCCATCAATGGTCAGAAAGCATTATAAGTTGATGGATGAATCAGGTGTCGATGTATCATATGGTGAATTTGAGTACGCCCATCTGGACTTCACATTTTCACACCGAGAAGAACTATTGGCGTATGCCATGTCACGCTTGCTGCTTGTTGAGCCAACTCCGCAGCAGCAATCCAGTCAGAAGGCCGTAAGGTTGAAGAAGAAAACCCCGGCCAATAGTTGA
- the LOC126600330 gene encoding uncharacterized protein LOC126600330: MAGNTWAYVRIISGTILGGILGFYVMDRAEKSYKEKVQERLRKYEIEMKKREKLDEFEESQ; this comes from the exons ATGGCAGGGAATACTTGGGCCTATGTCCGGATCATCTCCGGCACCATTCTCGGTGGCATTCTCGGCTTCTACGTCATGGACCGCGCCGAGAAAAGCTACAAG GAGAAAGTGCAGGAGAGGCTGAGgaagtatgaaattgaaatgaagaagagagagaaattggATGAGTTTGAAGAGTCTCAGtag